A stretch of Acidobacteriota bacterium DNA encodes these proteins:
- a CDS encoding alkaline phosphatase family protein, translating to MTQDLQQVRSELRRLGYLSHSYDRYLLQDALRPRQPLRTLGQLTLKVALAGGTLFALVLAFALAAVNGNLVASPFDLIALFLHLLPATGGAIGLGFLLLCALLVLVLRFYPVRRIEVLSFGVALLSGLLVAAVASWRLLELWSGSERWTALIFSLVLPLAVYALIRLVETGLLTLAIRLTELTPRVRSFSRRWIAATVLVALALITLPVVLSVRGHERQEPAHLPTAGGERVLLVGVDGVLAAELDYLLARGALPAMAALLDDGGVLEPYRRPPAAPAVFWTTVATGLDAGGHGVTSVDSFRPAGVATPLARTGPLRFYWRWVSVPLGLTEYRPVLANRRHAFTLWELAARGGRPVSAVNWWSTYPAEPLPGLVVAHGAYQLLQDEAHDAVASESRPDLIEWAAAGRKAIADSPVRPGSKEKPSSMESIVQAALPAESRQTVLDKAVLPDRFYLQALEHSLTFEPRVAALYLPAPDLAADGWPGGDIALSDLVRAHLQEVDALLAAHARDFGTVALFLDPGRRGAAPERRGGVAGRVLLWRREGGCRAAGLSSEASEAAEASEALSPQAVTAGLSLALGLPASEELPAPPAVCAWPAARDHIPSFGRRRPLPPPAALDSEEYLRNLRSLGYL from the coding sequence GTGACTCAGGATCTCCAGCAGGTCCGCTCCGAGCTGCGCCGCCTCGGATACCTCAGCCACAGCTACGACCGCTACCTGCTCCAGGACGCGCTGCGGCCGCGCCAGCCGCTGCGCACCCTCGGCCAGCTGACCCTCAAGGTGGCGCTGGCCGGCGGCACCCTCTTTGCTCTGGTACTGGCCTTCGCCCTGGCGGCGGTGAACGGCAACCTCGTCGCCTCCCCTTTCGATCTCATCGCTCTCTTCCTGCACCTGCTTCCCGCCACCGGCGGCGCCATCGGTCTCGGCTTCCTGCTGCTGTGTGCGCTGCTGGTGCTGGTGCTGCGCTTCTACCCGGTGCGCCGCATCGAGGTCCTGAGCTTCGGGGTCGCTCTTCTCTCCGGCCTGCTGGTGGCGGCGGTGGCTTCCTGGCGCCTGCTGGAGCTGTGGTCCGGCAGCGAGCGCTGGACGGCGTTGATCTTCTCCCTGGTGCTGCCGCTGGCGGTCTACGCCCTGATCCGCTTGGTGGAGACGGGGCTGCTGACCCTGGCCATCCGCCTCACCGAGCTCACTCCCCGGGTGCGCAGCTTCTCCCGCCGCTGGATCGCCGCCACGGTGCTGGTGGCGCTGGCCCTCATCACCCTGCCGGTGGTGCTTTCGGTGCGCGGCCACGAACGACAGGAACCCGCCCACCTGCCCACCGCTGGCGGCGAGCGAGTGCTGCTTGTGGGGGTCGACGGAGTGCTCGCCGCGGAGCTCGACTACCTCCTCGCCCGCGGCGCGCTGCCGGCGATGGCCGCCCTGCTCGACGACGGCGGGGTGCTCGAGCCCTACCGCCGGCCGCCGGCGGCGCCGGCGGTGTTCTGGACCACCGTGGCCACGGGGCTCGACGCCGGCGGCCACGGCGTCACCTCGGTGGACAGTTTCCGCCCCGCCGGCGTCGCCACCCCGCTGGCGCGCACCGGGCCGCTGCGCTTCTACTGGCGCTGGGTTTCGGTGCCTCTGGGGCTGACCGAATACCGCCCGGTGCTCGCCAACCGCCGCCACGCCTTCACCCTCTGGGAGCTCGCCGCCCGCGGCGGCCGCCCGGTGAGCGCGGTGAATTGGTGGTCCACCTACCCGGCGGAGCCGCTGCCGGGACTGGTGGTGGCCCACGGCGCCTACCAACTGCTCCAGGACGAAGCTCACGACGCCGTGGCCAGCGAGTCGCGGCCGGACCTGATCGAATGGGCTGCAGCTGGGCGCAAGGCGATCGCGGATTCGCCAGTGCGGCCAGGCTCCAAGGAAAAACCCAGCTCCATGGAAAGTATCGTGCAGGCCGCCTTGCCCGCGGAGAGTCGCCAAACCGTGCTCGACAAAGCGGTGCTGCCGGACCGCTTCTACCTCCAGGCTTTGGAGCACAGCCTGACTTTTGAGCCGCGGGTTGCCGCCCTCTACTTGCCGGCGCCGGACCTGGCGGCGGACGGCTGGCCGGGAGGCGACATCGCCCTCAGCGATCTGGTGCGAGCCCATCTCCAGGAAGTGGACGCCCTCCTCGCCGCCCACGCCAGAGACTTCGGCACCGTCGCCCTCTTCCTCGACCCCGGCCGCCGCGGTGCGGCTCCGGAGCGTCGCGGCGGCGTCGCGGGCCGAGTTCTCCTCTGGCGCCGTGAAGGCGGCTGCCGGGCCGCGGGACTTTCCTCCGAGGCCTCCGAGGCCGCTGAGGCCTCCGAGGCCCTCAGTCCCCAGGCCGTGACGGCCGGGCTGTCGCTGGCGTTGGGCTTGCCCGCCAGCGAAGAGCTCCCCGCCCCCCCGGCGGTCTGCGCCTGGCCCGCGGCCCGGGACCACATCCCCTCCTTCGGCCGCCGCCGCCCCCTCCCGCCCCCGGCGGCCCTGGACAGCGAGGAATACCTGAGGAATCTGCGCTCCCTCGGCTATCTCTGA